The following are encoded together in the Neofelis nebulosa isolate mNeoNeb1 chromosome 9, mNeoNeb1.pri, whole genome shotgun sequence genome:
- the RBBP9 gene encoding serine hydrolase RBBP9, with protein sequence MASPNKAVIVPGNGGGDVATHGWYGWVKKGLEQIPGFQCLAKNMPDPITARESIWLPFMETELHCDEKTIIIGHSSGAIAAMRYAETHQVYAIVLVSAYTSDLGDENERASGYFNRPWQWEKIKANCPYIVQFGSTDDPFLPWKEQQEVADRLEAKLYRFTDRGHFQNMEFHELISVVKSMLKVPA encoded by the exons ATGGCTTCCCCGAACAAGGCAGTTATTGTTCCTGGGAATGGAGGTGGGGATGTGGCCACCCACGGCTGGTACGGCTGGGTGAAGAAGGGGCTGGAGCAG ATACCTGGTTTCCAGTGTTTGGCTAAAAACATGCCTGACCCAA TTACAGCTCGAGAGAGCATCTGGCTGCCCTTCATGGAGACGGAGCTGCACTGTGATGAGAAGACCATCATCATAGGCCACAGTTCTGGGGCCATTGCAGCCATGAG gTATGCAGAAACACACCAAGTATATGCTATTGTGTTAGTGTCTGCATATACCTCTGACTTGGGGGATGAAAACGAGCGTGCCAGTG GATACTTCAACCGTCCCTGGCAGTGGGAGAAGATCAAAGCCAACTGCCCTTACATTGTGCAGTTTGGCTCCACTGATGATCCTTTCCTTCCCTGGAAGGAACAACAAGAAGTGGCTGATAGGTTGGAAGCCAAATTGTACAGATTCACTGACCGTGGCCACTTTCAGAATATGGAGTTTCATGAACTGATTAGCGTGGTAAAGTCTATGCTGAAAGTACCAGCATAG